A region of the Culex quinquefasciatus strain JHB chromosome 1, VPISU_Cqui_1.0_pri_paternal, whole genome shotgun sequence genome:
acgattataaaaaataaatatttaaagtttaaaattaatttatttaaaaaacatattttttgatttatttgttaactaaaattttatgaatctcaaaggtctatgggtacttcgggatgtccatggtcatccaaggactccctggagttaagatctacgagtctaccgccgtaacaagcaaaaggtcgtgagattttgaccccggatcatgtgcgtatagcatcaatggatatggtaaactactatatgaatgtgttgggatgttcatggtcatccaaggactccctggagttaagatctacgagtctaccgccgtaacaagcaagaggtcgtcggattttgaccccggatcatgtgcgtatagcatcagtggatatggtagactactgtatgaatgtgttggggtgttcatggtcatccaaggactccctggagttaaaatctacgagtctaccgccgtaacaagcaagaggtcgtcggatttagaccccggatcatgtgcgtatagcatcagtggatatggtagactactatatgactgtgttgggatgttcatggtcatccaaggactccctggagttaagatctacgagtctaccgccgtaacaagcaagaggtcgtcggattttgaccccggatcttgtgcgtatagcatcagtgcatatggtagactactatatgaatgtgttgggatgtccatggtcatccaaggactccctggagttaagatctacgagtctaccgccgtaacaagcaagaagtcgtcttattttgaccccggatcatgtgcgtatagcatcagtgcatatggtagactactatatgaatgtgttgggatgtccatggtcatacgaggactccctggagttaagatctacgagtctaccgccgtaacaagcaagaggtcgtcttattttgaccccggatcatgtgcgtatagcatcagtgcatatggtagactactatatgaatgtgttgggatgttcattgTCATCcatggactccctggagttaagatctacgagtctaccgccgtaacaagcaagaggtcgtcggattttgaccccggatcatgtgcgtatagcatcagtgcatatggtagactactatatgaatgtgttgggatgttcatggtcatccaaggactccctggagttaagatctacgagtctaccaccgtaacaagcaagaggtcgtcggattttgaccccggatcatgagcgtatagcatcagtgcatatggtagactactatatgaatgtgttgggatgtccatggtcatccgaggactccctggagttaagatctacgagtctaccaccgtaacaagcaagaggtcgtcggattttgaccccggatcatgtgcgtatagcatcagtgcatatggtagactactatatgaatgtgttgggatgttcattgtcatccgaggactccctggagttaagatctacgagtctaccgccgtaacaagcaagaggtcgtcggattttgaccccggatcatgtgcgtatagcatcagtgcatatggtagactactatatgaatgtgttggggtgttcatggtcatccaaggactccctggagttaagatctacgagtctaccgccgtaacaagcaagaggtcgtcggattttgaccccggatcatgtgcgtatagcatcagtggatatggtagactactgtatgaatgtgttgggatgttcatgggcatccgaggactccctggagttaagatctacgagtctaccgccgtaacaagcaagaggtcgtcggattttgaccccggatcttgtgcgtatagcatcagtgcatatggtagactactatatgaatgtgttgggatgtccatggtcatccaaggactccctggagttaagatctacgagtctaccgccgtatcaagcaagaggtcgtcggattttgaccccggatcatgtgcgtatagcatcagtggatatggtagactactgtatgaatgtgttgggatgtccatggtcatccgaggactccctggtgttaagatctacgagtctaccgccgtagcaagcaagaggtcgtcttattttgaccccggatcttgtgtgtatagcatcagtgcatatggtagactactgtatgaatgtgttgggatgtccatggtcatccaagactccctgagttaagatctacgagtctaccgccgtaacaagcaagaggtcgtcggattttgaccccggatcttgtgcgtatagcatcagtgcatatggtagactactatatgaatgtgttgggatgtctatggtcatccaaggactccctggagttaagatctacgagtctaccgccgtatcaagcaagaggtcgtcttattttgaccccggatcttgtgcgtatagcattacaagatccggggtcaaaataagacgacttcttgcttgttacggcgagactcgtagatcttaactccaggagtcctggatgaccatggacatcccaacacattcatatagtagtctaccatatgcactgatatACGCACtccgggtcaaaatccgacctctgcttgttacggcggtagactcgtagatcttaactcaagTCCTGGATGACGAACATCCCAACACagtcatacagtagtctaccatatccactgatgctatacgcacatgatccgggtcatccgacgacctcttgcttgttacggcggtagactcgtagattttaactccaggagtccggatgaccatgaacacaacacattcatacagtagtctaccatatccactgatgctatacgcacatgatccggggtcaaaatccgacgacctcttgcttgttacggcggtagacagatcttaactccagggagtccttggatgaccatggacatcccgaagtacccatagacctttgagattcataaaattttagttaacaaataaatcaaaaaatatgttttttaaataaattaattttaaactttaaatatttatttttttataatcgtacaaaaaatgctagctgtggaccccccgagaacttgacaacttttttatacatttgtattggttgtttccgttgtgcttaaaggaaatggctatgcaccaggcgcttccatattcttgtagatggctcatataattgggaggagacgcatggttttttttaaattgttcgattttttatgttaaaaaatttaccagattcgcatcagtccgcgtggacataaaatcaaattctgtcgattgcatcggattcggggatgctttttctctcaggaacggatgagatatcgtcaatcccttgacacaagttttgttttgtcgattaGTGATATCTATGAAATCAAATTAGTTTCACTTACGATCAAATATACCGCTCCCAACAGCGTAGCCTTGACCGTGACGTCCATGTCCCGTGGGAACCGCACCGTATAGTTGCTGTAATTCTCCGTCATTTCCAGCAGGAGTCCGTTCCAGTGTCGTGTAATGCTGCCCACTTCTGTCGCACCTTCCACCGACTGGTTGCCAATCTCAAACTTGACATCCCGTCCGCATCCGCATCCGTTCCACCGGGGACCACTAATGCGGGCCAGCTCCGTCCCGGTGGCATCCAGCACCCGAAACCGTTTCCTGCCCAGCGCCCAAACCTGCTGGACCGTCCCCAGCCGTTGCAGGTCATCGCCGTCATCGCCAAAGTAGACCGTCAACCGTTCGCGCGAGAAAGGCGCCGGAAAGGGACTCTTGCGGACAAAGTTCAGCATCGGTTCGTCGTTTTTGCCGTACAGCTTGGACCGAACCCGGCACGCTCCGGGGATGCAGTTCCGGATGCAAAAATTGTCCTGCTCCCGGATGCGGTACATTTCGGTGTCGTGGCGATCGGTCAGGCTAAACTGAATGGGCATGTCACAGCCGCAGAAGGTCTGTACCGGATGGGACTGCTGCACGAGGTGGACCGTGGTCATCGATCGGAGTGGCTCCAGGCCATGATGGAGAGTCGGAGCGTCTGTGACGGAAAGTACTTCGAAGGGGATAGGTCAATTGACACGGGAAAGAGGGCGTAGGAGGGTGGACCGGAGGAGCGCCGTGAAGATTGGCCGTCGGACTCGTCCTGGGCAGCTAGCCGAAGCAGTTGAGAGTTTATGGGCACGTAGGTGGCCGATCTGGAAGGCTGTTGTACGGTCTGTGGGGAGATGCAAGGAAATGCcggaataataaaaaatctggaGCATGTCTTTATCATAATAAAATCTCTTGAAAAATTCTTAGAGGATGGAATATAATGACAGAAATACTATGTGATTTTAGGACAACAGTAATCGCaagtaaaatgaaaaa
Encoded here:
- the LOC6037426 gene encoding phospholipid scramblase 3, whose translation is MTTVHLVQQSHPVQTFCGCDMPIQFSLTDRHDTEMYRIREQDNFCIRNCIPGACRVRSKLYGKNDEPMLNFVRKSPFPAPFSRERLTVYFGDDGDDLQRLGTVQQVWALGRKRFRVLDATGTELARISGPRWNGCGCGRDVKFEIGNQSVEGATEVGSITRHWNGLLLEMTENYSNYTVRFPRDMDVTVKATLLGAVYLIHVGFFHNSMKKYIVRGFWFIFVAAIVVFCILGFISKSELTDFV